Part of the Candidatus Vogelbacteria bacterium genome, CCGGTCTCAACCAGCCTTAATTCCTGAGTCTCGAAGGATCAGCCCAGCTTTTGATATTATCAAAAAGCCCTGCATAGAGTAATGGCTTCGCGGTTGGACCACTTTTAGAGAAGTTTGACCACGGAATCCACCGATTCTCTGGTGTGGGTCTAGAAGGCAGCGGTTGTCCTGCGAAGCAACCTTTCGCGTCTTTTGGCTAAGTGACGTTCCGCCTATGCTGATCCGGAATGAACCCGCCACTGTCCGGAATGGCGAGGGAACGCTGGTAAATCTGGAGAACTAGGGCGAGGTAGGTCTGGAGCCTACCATTTGGCGGCAATCTGTTCATGATTTGTTTTGGTTAACCGATAATACATCTAGTGATTTCTGTCCTAACCAGGTTAGTTCAACACAGTTTCTGGAGTACCCAAAAAGTGCTACAATCTGGTTACCTAGACAGACAACGCTAGATAATATTGAGGTTACACCCATATGCTAAACAAGCTCGTCATCCACAACTACCGCGTCTTTCATGGCACATTTGTTGCCGATTTTAATGACGATATAAACATTATTGTAGGAAATAATGAATCGGGAAAGTCGACAATACTTGAGGCAATCAATCTGGTTCTCACAAGGCGCATTTACGGGCGAACGCTAAATGACAGAGACCTATCGCCGTATCTTTTCAATCGCGAAGTTGTTGAGGAATATGTGGCAGCATTGAAGAACGGCAAAAAGCCGCCTCCGCCATTAGCGTTCCTTGAGGCCTATTTGTCTGACGCTTGTGAATTGGAGATACTGCGCGGTAGTAATAATTCGTTGAAGCAAAATGCAATTGGTGTGCGTCTGGAGATTACTCTGAACCAAGATTTTGCTGCAGAGTATGAGCAACTTCTGGCGGATAACGATTGGAATAATGTACTGCCCACAGAATTCTATACCGTGACGTGGCGCTCGTTCGCGGATGCCCCTGTCTCCTACAAAGGGCTGGGTGTCGGAGTATCCTTTATTGACACCACAACCATTCGCCTCCAGACGGGTACTGATTCATATATTCGAGATATTTTGGATGAACACCTCCATGCGAAAGACCGAGCGGCGCTCTCCTTAGCGTATCGCAGGCTCAAGGAGCAATTTAGCAAAGAAGACTCTATAGTCTCTATTAATGAGGTGTTAAACAAAAAGGGAGGAGGTGCCCCGTTATCACAAAAACCTCTTTCCATATCAATTGATATCTCGCAGAAGGCAAATTGGGAAACCCACCTAACACCACACCTCGATGAGTTGCCATTTCAGTTCGTCGGTAAGGGCGAACAGAGTATGCTCAAGATCATGCTCGCTCTCGAAATGAATGCCCATAAGTCCAATATTATATTGATTGAGGAACCGGAGAACCATCTTTCTCACGGAACCATGCGCACCCTGATCAACCGTATGAGTGAGCGCTGTGTGGGCAAACAAATGATTCTCGCCACCCACAGTGCTTATGTATTGAATAAGCTTGGACTAAGCAGTCTGCTGCTACTCGCGAATCAACGTGTTATCCGCCTAACGAGCTTATCCGAGGCGACAAAAGAGTATTTCATGAAGTTGTCCGGATACGACACGCTACGGCTTATCTTGGCCGAAAGAGCTATCTTGGTCGAAGGTCCGTCTGATGAATTAATTGTCCAAAAGGCCTTCTTTTTAAAACATGGGGCTATGCCTATTGATAAAGGGGTTGATGTAATAAATGTTCGAGGATTGTCTTTCAAAAGATTTCTTGATATCGCAATTGCGTTAGGTAAAACAATCTCAGTGGTTACCGACAACGACGGCAATTATGACGCCAATATAACCAGAAAATATAAGGATTATAGCAATAATCCCAACGTGTCCATATTTGCTTCTGAAGACAACTCCCTTCCAACGCTTGAACCGCAGCTTGTTCGTAGTATTGGATTGGCCACCATGAACACAATTATTGGAACAGATTTCGCATCCGAGGACGATCTAATTATCTACATGACAAAGAGTGAAAACAAAACAGATTCTGCACTCAAATTGTTCGAGACTGATCATCAACTTAAGTTTCCCAAGTATATTCAAGATGTCGTCGAATAACACTCTGTACATAGCTGCGGCGGGATCGCGTAAGACGACGCGCATTGTCGAGCAGGCATTGGCCGTCACGTCCGGGCGTGTACTCATAACAACCTACACAACCGAGAACCTGGAGCAAATCAGAAAAAGAATTCTTGAGGCAAGAGGATGTATACCATCCAACATTACAATACAATCTTGGTTGTCATTCTTGCTGATACATGGAGCCAGGCCATTTCAAAATGTGATCCTGGGCAGGAGAATAAGATCAATAGATTATAATGAGCCGAATAGGTATAATTCCAGAGCCAACCCCGAGCGCTACTACTTGGACAGGGGAGACAATATATACAATCGGCATTTGAGCGATTTCGTGCTCCGATGTAATAGCGCCACTAGCGGCAGTGTGATCAAAAGGCTTGAAGGGATATTCGAGTATATCTTTGTTGATGAAGTGCAAGATATGAGTGGTTACGACCTAGATCTTCTGCAACTCCTATTTGAGTCCAGGATAACGTTGGTTGGAGTAGGCGATCCAAGGCAATGGATTTACTCTACCAATAATTCTTCGCGTCACAAGAAATATCGAGGCTCGGAAATATCAAAGTGGTTTGACCACATGAAAAGCTCGGGGCTGTGCGAGCTCATTCACCACAATGAATGTTACCGGTGCAATCAAGTGATTTGCGATTTTGCAGATGCCCTCTATCCGTCATTTGTTCCGACGGTGTCAAAGTATACAGACTTAACTGGTCATGACGGCGTTTTTACTCTTCGTAGTTCGGACTTGGGTAACTACATGATGCGTTTTGCGCCGACCATTCTTTGCTACGACAAAAACGCAGAAACTTATGGACATTCAGCACTTAATTTTGGGCAAGCAAAAGGTATGACATATGAGCGTGTGGTGATCTGTCCGACGGGTCCTATAAGAGCTTTTCTAGAAGGAGGTGATGCTCAAGCCTTGAAGGATATTTCTCGGGCGAAGCTGTATGTAGCTATAACACGAGCGAAAAGTAGCGTCGCCTTCATCTACGATGGCAGGAAGAATGTAGTGATTCCAGAATTCATAAGCGATGTTGAATAAGCATTTATTGCCTTCGAAGACAACTTTACCCCTCTTTACTTTCCTCTCCACCTCGCCTAAACTGTCTCCATGACCGTGGCCCCTGCACCAACGCCTCCAACAACCTGGTCAAAAAAGTTCGAGTCGTGGTCAGTGATTGGGCACAAGACATAAACAGAAAAATCTGTTAGGATGTCAAAGTTAAATTGTTTGCGGTCGTAGCTCAACTGGTTAGAGCACCCGCCTGTCACGCGGGAGGTTGTGGGTTCAAGTCCCATCGACCGCGCAAAATTAGACCCCCTTTTGGGGGTTTTAATTTTGCGCGGTCGAAGCAAGTAAACTGCTTTACTTGCGGTGGGACTTGAAAGTCGGAAGTATGTTTTTCTAGCTAGAAAAACAACTGAGGTGGGGTCGAGAAATTTTAGGAGCGACGGCGACTAAAAGATTCGTGACCAAGACTATCGACCGCGCCTCATTAAAAAACTTTTGTCTAGTTCTTTATTAAATAAAGATTGTGATATTATATTCAGTATATGGAACAATCACCAGAACAGGTTTACTCTCCTTTAGAAGAACGTATGCGTATGTTAGAAGGATCTCTAGCTGATAGAGAAGCTTCTCATAATCCAAATACTCTAAAAAGAGTGAGACAAGTTTTGGGGTCTGCCTAAATCGATATGAACTTACGAGACTTGATTGCTGAACAGTTGAATCTGACTGCTATTTCTCCTGCTGAACAGGACTTGTTTTTGGCACGAGTGGAAGATGTTATTTTACGAGAAGTAACTTTGGAGGTTTTGGAAAAATTACCAACAGGAGACCGAGAAGAATTAGAGGGCTTGATTAGTTCAGCGGATGATCCGACCATTTTGTCATTTATTCGATCTAAGTTAAATGACTTTGATAACCTACAAAAACAGGTAGCTGATAATATTCTTAAACAGTTTTTAGCTTAGTTTAAATTTAGTGGTACGCTGTGGTGTTTTTTTGTTGGGATTGAAAAACCACTTTTTTTGTACTACAATCTTTTTGTTTGCCATTGTAGCTCAGCTGGTAGAGCACTCCCATGGTAAGGGAGAGGTCCCCGGTTCAATCCCGGGCAATGGCTCCGTTATAAACTAATCTACTTAAGACTATAGGAATAGAAAATGGTGGTTTTGAACAGCTTGAGAAAAGCCCAGAAGATTTGAAGATTGAAATAGTTGAAGCTTTTTTAAATGGTGGACCTGAAAATAACGAGGCGATTGGCCTGGTCGGCGAATGGTCGGCCAAACAAGAGGCAAGGGTGATTGAGGGATTGCTAACTCCGGTTGATTTTGAATTAGAGAGGTTTAATTTATTTAAAGAATCTGGCCTCATGGATTATGCTGAGGAAGCTCTTCGTGATGCTTGGCGGATAGCTTCTGGTGAAGGTGATCAAGAATTGGCTGACGGAATTAGAGATAGATTTATGGAAAATGGTTTTCTTATCCCTGAAGGTGAATAAAAGCCACCTTAGCTCAGTTGGTAGAGCATCTCACTCGTAACGAGAAGGTCCGCGGTTCGATCCCGCGAGGTGGCTCAAACCAGTTTTAGTTGGTCCTGT contains:
- a CDS encoding AAA family ATPase; this encodes MLNKLVIHNYRVFHGTFVADFNDDINIIVGNNESGKSTILEAINLVLTRRIYGRTLNDRDLSPYLFNREVVEEYVAALKNGKKPPPPLAFLEAYLSDACELEILRGSNNSLKQNAIGVRLEITLNQDFAAEYEQLLADNDWNNVLPTEFYTVTWRSFADAPVSYKGLGVGVSFIDTTTIRLQTGTDSYIRDILDEHLHAKDRAALSLAYRRLKEQFSKEDSIVSINEVLNKKGGGAPLSQKPLSISIDISQKANWETHLTPHLDELPFQFVGKGEQSMLKIMLALEMNAHKSNIILIEEPENHLSHGTMRTLINRMSERCVGKQMILATHSAYVLNKLGLSSLLLLANQRVIRLTSLSEATKEYFMKLSGYDTLRLILAERAILVEGPSDELIVQKAFFLKHGAMPIDKGVDVINVRGLSFKRFLDIAIALGKTISVVTDNDGNYDANITRKYKDYSNNPNVSIFASEDNSLPTLEPQLVRSIGLATMNTIIGTDFASEDDLIIYMTKSENKTDSALKLFETDHQLKFPKYIQDVVE
- a CDS encoding UvrD-helicase domain-containing protein, with the translated sequence MLRCNSATSGSVIKRLEGIFEYIFVDEVQDMSGYDLDLLQLLFESRITLVGVGDPRQWIYSTNNSSRHKKYRGSEISKWFDHMKSSGLCELIHHNECYRCNQVICDFADALYPSFVPTVSKYTDLTGHDGVFTLRSSDLGNYMMRFAPTILCYDKNAETYGHSALNFGQAKGMTYERVVICPTGPIRAFLEGGDAQALKDISRAKLYVAITRAKSSVAFIYDGRKNVVIPEFISDVE